In one window of Thermodesulfobacteriota bacterium DNA:
- the rpmB gene encoding 50S ribosomal protein L28, whose product MAGTCEICGKGPSFGNNVSHANNKTKRRWNPNLQPVKAVHNGRVRKIKVCSRCIRSGAVVKAA is encoded by the coding sequence ATGGCAGGCACATGTGAGATATGCGGAAAGGGACCTTCGTTCGGCAACAACGTAAGCCATGCGAACAACAAGACCAAGCGGAGATGGAACCCCAACCTCCAGCCGGTAAAGGCCGTACATAACGGCAGGGTAAGGAAGATAAAGGTCTGCAGCAGGTGCATCCGCTCAGGGGCCGTAGTAAAGGCCGCCTAA
- a CDS encoding YdcF family protein, producing the protein MKRRGTVILIAAIAAFSVVISLFLDFVDDTRAYRQAGTGADAIVVLTGGRGRTAEGLSLLRQGKGAVLILSGVHADADLDSIYLNQVNLVERPSIVLEKFSKSTYENALEVRRIMEERGFKSMVLITSGYHIKRAHYTFARIMPDVRIEPYSVSTANFEIESWYGGKGLGLLAVEFLKYYWYKARFAILGEPGLARAVAARSV; encoded by the coding sequence ATGAAAAGAAGGGGCACTGTCATATTGATCGCCGCTATCGCGGCGTTTTCGGTAGTCATCTCGCTCTTCCTCGATTTCGTCGACGACACGAGGGCCTACAGGCAGGCAGGCACGGGGGCCGACGCAATAGTCGTCCTTACCGGAGGGCGCGGGAGGACGGCAGAGGGGCTTTCGCTTCTGAGGCAAGGCAAGGGGGCGGTGCTGATACTGAGCGGGGTCCACGCGGACGCGGACCTCGACTCCATATACCTTAACCAGGTCAACCTTGTCGAGCGCCCAAGCATAGTGCTTGAAAAATTCTCAAAGAGCACGTATGAGAACGCCCTCGAGGTGAGAAGGATAATGGAGGAGAGGGGGTTCAAATCGATGGTCCTCATAACCTCCGGCTATCACATAAAAAGGGCCCATTACACCTTCGCCAGGATCATGCCTGACGTCCGGATAGAGCCTTACAGCGTATCAACCGCCAACTTCGAGATAGAGAGCTGGTACGGCGGAAAGGGACTCGGCCTTCTTGCGGTAGAGTTCCTGAAATATTACTGGTACAAGGCCAGGTTCGCCATCCTTGGA
- a CDS encoding tetratricopeptide repeat protein: MTSSGRTRVAILLAVALILSVLAYSNTFTGEFQFDDDGTVAENPYVTDIGNFRGLHLKSFVDGIRPVATFTFAVNYYFWGLDVLPYHLTNFAVHAVCGLLVFYLAFLTARSPGLLYDESRARFIALLTSAIFLLHPVQTESVSYVSQRYESIASLFYLASLIAFVKGRQAAGAPGRYVLYALSIASGILALGSKQFAVTLPLVIILYDFYFLSERPSFKRMAGPLVFLALAAVAGFIIVKGLKGTDAGFSVQGVTPWEYLLTQFRAVVTYIRLLFLPAWQNLDYDFRISRSLLEIDTLLSFLFLLSLFVSAIFLFRRRRAASFFILWFFIVLAPTSSIIPIVDPIFEHRVYLASAGLFFIFSDVLWAALSRAAQGMGRPARGGTLAISGALALMLVLSGLTYERNKVWRTKLSMWLDVAAKSPMKSRPHNNLGNCYMLLDRPFEAIEEYKKAIALDPGNIEAYYNISLNLEKTGRLDQAAHYYDIFSNNAPPRYEKQKEFARKRVERFRELERLGFAAEKAAP, from the coding sequence ATGACGTCGTCAGGAAGAACCCGTGTTGCGATACTCCTCGCAGTCGCCTTGATCCTCTCCGTACTCGCCTATTCGAACACCTTTACCGGAGAATTCCAGTTCGACGACGACGGGACCGTGGCGGAAAACCCCTATGTCACGGATATAGGGAACTTCCGGGGGCTTCATCTTAAATCCTTCGTTGACGGCATCCGCCCGGTAGCGACCTTCACCTTCGCTGTAAACTACTATTTCTGGGGCCTCGACGTCCTGCCCTATCACTTGACCAACTTCGCCGTGCACGCCGTATGCGGCCTCCTCGTCTTCTATCTGGCGTTCCTGACCGCGCGCTCGCCCGGGCTCCTCTACGACGAAAGCCGCGCCCGTTTCATCGCCCTTCTGACCTCGGCCATCTTCCTCCTGCATCCGGTCCAGACCGAGTCCGTAAGCTACGTGTCGCAGAGGTACGAATCGATCGCGTCGCTTTTCTACCTCGCCTCGCTCATCGCGTTCGTAAAGGGGCGGCAGGCGGCAGGAGCGCCCGGGAGATACGTCCTCTATGCCTTGTCTATAGCATCCGGCATACTGGCGCTCGGCAGCAAGCAATTCGCCGTAACCCTCCCGCTCGTGATAATCCTCTACGACTTCTATTTCCTAAGCGAAAGGCCCTCCTTCAAAAGGATGGCCGGGCCCCTGGTATTTCTGGCCCTCGCGGCGGTCGCTGGCTTTATCATCGTCAAGGGGCTCAAGGGAACCGACGCGGGCTTCTCCGTACAGGGCGTTACGCCCTGGGAGTACCTCCTTACCCAGTTCAGGGCGGTCGTGACCTACATAAGGCTTCTCTTCCTTCCCGCCTGGCAGAACCTCGACTATGATTTCAGGATAAGCAGGAGCCTTCTTGAAATCGACACCCTGCTTTCATTTCTCTTCCTTCTTTCGCTTTTCGTCTCCGCTATATTCCTTTTCAGGAGGCGGCGCGCCGCTTCATTCTTCATACTCTGGTTCTTCATCGTGCTCGCGCCAACCTCGAGCATAATCCCGATAGTAGACCCCATATTCGAGCACAGGGTCTATCTCGCCTCCGCAGGCCTCTTCTTCATCTTTTCCGACGTCCTTTGGGCCGCGCTTTCACGGGCCGCCCAAGGCATGGGGCGCCCTGCCCGCGGCGGGACGCTCGCGATTTCAGGGGCGCTCGCCTTGATGCTCGTTCTTTCGGGGCTTACCTACGAGAGGAACAAGGTATGGAGGACGAAACTCTCGATGTGGCTGGACGTCGCGGCGAAGTCACCGATGAAGTCCAGGCCGCACAACAACCTCGGGAACTGCTACATGCTCCTGGACAGGCCCTTTGAGGCCATAGAGGAATACAAAAAGGCGATAGCCCTCGACCCAGGCAATATCGAGGCCTACTATAACATATCGCTCAATCTCGAGAAGACGGGCCGCCTCGACCAGGCCGCCCATTATTACGATATCTTCTCGAATAACGCGCCGCCAAGGTACGAGAAGCAGAAGGAGTTCGCAAGGAAGAGGGTCGAGAGGTTCAGGGAACTGGAGCGGCTCGGGTTTGCCGCGGAAAAGGCCGCGCCCTGA
- a CDS encoding PBP1A family penicillin-binding protein, which yields MKFIRKSLYFVIAAVILGFGAYWYFTRDLPPLDTIQDYNPNLVTKVLSHDGRLIGEFYIERRVIVGLDQVPAHLINAFIAAEDAGFYEHEGISYSSIFRAFLKNLQAGRVVQGGSTITQQVAKSFFLSSEKKISRKVREAIMAFRIEKNLNKEEILHLYLNQIYLGSGAYGIQAASEAYFGKDVSELTLSESALLAGLPKAPSKYSPYENMELARRRQAYVLDRMVETNHLTRDEADRAYAEGLKLVPRRSESLWVGPYFTEEVRKHLEAKYGSELLYRGGLEVHTTLDVEMQRAANRAVDQGLREHDKRRGFRGPARKLKSEEEAGAFRKEMEKKLLHDPPGPGKYYLAAVKSFSDRDRSLSVDIGGRAGIIQAQDMQWARLYNPTREPDGGRQEDLRKILKAGDVVQVAVKAVPENAAAPLELRLEQEPLAQAALHAMEPETGAVKAMVGGFDYSQSQFNRAMQARRQPGSAFKPIIYAAAMDSGLTPASIVMDSPVVFEDTEREDSWRPRNYDEQFFGPTTIREAIARSRNVITIKVLRQIGIRQALNYARLLGISSPLAGDLSLALGSSAVTLQELTVAFSTLANLGVKPAPMLVTRVADRTGRVLEVTEPFSTSVISPQTAYIMTSLLQGVVESGTGMRARALGRPAAGKTGTTNNLNDAWFIGYVPGLAAGAWVGYDDEKPLGSRETGSRAALPVWLGFMSGALAETPASGFPVPEGLEFARIDPSTGLLANDSIKDAVFEVFKAGTAPVDVSPVRNIGGPSDFFMIDTDPAPLTRARPDETEFMD from the coding sequence ATGAAGTTCATCAGGAAATCGCTCTATTTCGTCATTGCCGCGGTAATCCTGGGCTTCGGGGCGTACTGGTATTTTACCCGCGACCTCCCGCCGCTCGACACCATCCAGGACTATAACCCAAACCTGGTCACAAAGGTCCTCTCGCACGACGGCAGGCTCATAGGCGAGTTCTATATAGAGCGCAGAGTCATAGTGGGCCTCGACCAGGTGCCGGCCCACCTGATAAACGCCTTCATCGCCGCCGAGGACGCCGGGTTCTACGAGCACGAGGGAATAAGCTACTCGAGCATATTCAGGGCCTTTCTCAAGAACCTCCAGGCGGGCCGCGTCGTCCAGGGCGGCTCCACCATAACCCAGCAGGTCGCGAAGAGCTTCTTTCTCTCCTCGGAGAAGAAGATATCGAGGAAGGTCCGCGAGGCCATAATGGCCTTCAGGATAGAAAAGAACCTCAACAAGGAGGAGATACTCCACCTCTACCTCAACCAGATATACCTCGGGAGCGGCGCTTACGGCATACAGGCCGCTTCCGAGGCCTACTTCGGCAAGGACGTAAGCGAACTCACGCTTTCCGAATCCGCTCTCTTAGCCGGGCTCCCCAAGGCGCCGAGCAAGTATTCGCCATACGAGAACATGGAGCTTGCCAGGAGAAGGCAGGCTTACGTCCTCGACAGGATGGTCGAGACGAACCACCTTACGCGGGACGAGGCGGACAGGGCGTATGCCGAGGGCCTCAAGCTCGTGCCGAGACGGTCGGAGAGCCTGTGGGTGGGCCCGTACTTCACGGAGGAGGTCAGGAAGCACCTTGAGGCGAAGTACGGGAGCGAGCTCCTCTACAGGGGCGGCCTCGAAGTGCATACTACCCTCGACGTCGAGATGCAGAGGGCCGCTAACAGGGCGGTGGACCAGGGGCTCCGCGAGCACGACAAGCGGCGCGGGTTCAGGGGCCCGGCAAGGAAGCTCAAGAGCGAGGAGGAAGCCGGGGCCTTCAGGAAAGAGATGGAAAAGAAGCTCCTCCACGACCCGCCCGGGCCGGGTAAATACTACCTTGCCGCCGTCAAGTCGTTCAGCGACAGGGACAGGAGCCTCTCGGTCGATATAGGCGGGAGAGCCGGTATCATCCAGGCCCAGGACATGCAGTGGGCAAGGCTCTATAACCCGACGCGCGAGCCGGACGGCGGAAGGCAGGAGGACCTCCGGAAGATACTCAAGGCCGGAGACGTCGTGCAGGTCGCCGTAAAGGCAGTGCCCGAGAACGCGGCGGCACCACTCGAGCTAAGGCTCGAACAGGAGCCCCTTGCGCAGGCCGCACTCCACGCAATGGAGCCCGAGACCGGGGCCGTAAAGGCGATGGTCGGCGGCTTCGATTACTCGCAGAGCCAGTTCAACAGGGCCATGCAGGCCCGGAGGCAGCCGGGCTCGGCCTTCAAGCCCATAATATACGCGGCTGCGATGGACAGCGGACTTACCCCGGCGAGCATCGTAATGGATTCCCCTGTCGTCTTCGAGGACACCGAGAGGGAGGACTCCTGGAGGCCCAGGAACTACGACGAGCAGTTTTTCGGCCCGACCACAATCAGGGAGGCCATAGCGAGGTCCAGGAACGTAATAACCATAAAAGTGCTCAGGCAGATCGGCATCAGGCAGGCGCTCAATTACGCGAGGCTCCTGGGAATAAGCTCGCCGCTCGCGGGCGACCTCTCCCTTGCACTCGGCTCGTCCGCGGTCACGCTCCAGGAGCTGACGGTCGCGTTTTCCACGCTGGCAAACCTCGGCGTAAAACCCGCCCCGATGCTTGTTACAAGGGTCGCCGACCGGACGGGCCGCGTCCTCGAGGTGACGGAGCCTTTTTCGACGTCGGTCATCAGCCCGCAGACGGCGTATATCATGACGAGCCTCCTTCAGGGTGTCGTGGAATCCGGGACAGGCATGAGGGCCCGGGCCCTCGGAAGGCCGGCTGCAGGGAAGACCGGCACGACCAACAACCTGAACGACGCGTGGTTCATAGGCTATGTGCCGGGGCTTGCGGCAGGGGCCTGGGTGGGGTATGATGATGAAAAGCCCCTGGGAAGCAGGGAGACCGGCTCCAGGGCCGCTCTACCCGTATGGCTTGGCTTCATGTCCGGGGCGCTTGCCGAAACCCCGGCAAGCGGGTTCCCGGTCCCCGAAGGACTGGAATTCGCCCGGATAGACCCGTCAACGGGCCTCCTTGCCAATGATTCCATAAAAGACGCCGTCTTCGAGGTCTTCAAGGCCGGGACGGCGCCCGTGGATGTATCGCCCGTCCGGAACATCGGCGGGCCGTCGGACTTCTTCATGATAGACACGGACCCGGCCCCTCTTACCAGGGCCCGGCCCGATGAAACCGAGTTCATGGACTGA
- a CDS encoding HD-GYP domain-containing protein, with translation MFRKIQMDELKIGMKLCALEKDDTGRPSFFMNSLLVRSDADIEAFRGRGYGIAYVITDDCAGGQAWGPDHQEAGITVLEAGTALPEAVGFEDEIYRAAALKDEAVGHVMGFLTDIRAGRSVDAEAFGLLVVRMIDSIFRNPDALTCLAWLRDNDDCTFRHSLNTCILSLALGSELGFEREKLIELGTAAVLHDIGKLLLPEALLKKPGRYTESELAEMQRHSELGADLLHKTDGFKRSSIVTALQHHERVDGKGYPEGLSGTRIHEFGRIVSVAEGYDAMTSERPHRKSFTPHEALQVMSFGNNTVYDARFLQGFIRCIGIYPIGSVVELSTGEIAVVKSNDRENPLKPAVLVVLNKNGQSLAPPVEVALSERKDLCIKGSANPGKYGIDTNRFILGERGRPHA, from the coding sequence ATGTTCAGAAAGATCCAGATGGATGAGTTGAAGATAGGCATGAAGCTCTGCGCCCTTGAAAAGGACGATACCGGCAGGCCGTCTTTTTTCATGAACTCGCTCCTGGTCAGGAGCGATGCCGACATAGAGGCCTTCCGGGGCAGGGGGTATGGCATTGCGTATGTGATAACGGACGATTGCGCCGGAGGACAGGCCTGGGGGCCTGACCATCAGGAAGCCGGGATAACGGTCCTGGAAGCCGGCACTGCGCTTCCGGAGGCCGTGGGATTCGAGGATGAGATATACAGGGCAGCCGCCCTGAAGGACGAGGCCGTCGGCCATGTCATGGGCTTCCTTACGGACATAAGGGCCGGGAGGAGCGTTGACGCGGAGGCCTTCGGCCTCCTAGTCGTCAGGATGATAGACAGCATATTCAGGAACCCCGATGCCCTGACCTGCCTCGCGTGGCTGAGGGACAACGACGACTGCACGTTCCGGCATTCCCTGAATACCTGCATACTGTCGCTTGCCCTCGGAAGCGAGCTGGGCTTCGAAAGGGAAAAGCTGATCGAGCTCGGCACGGCGGCGGTCCTCCATGACATAGGAAAGCTCCTCCTGCCGGAGGCCCTCCTTAAAAAGCCGGGGAGGTACACGGAAAGCGAGCTCGCCGAGATGCAGAGGCATTCAGAGCTCGGCGCGGACCTGCTCCACAAGACAGACGGCTTTAAGCGCTCATCGATCGTCACGGCGCTCCAGCACCATGAGAGAGTGGACGGCAAGGGATACCCGGAGGGGCTCTCCGGCACGCGCATACACGAGTTCGGGCGCATTGTCAGCGTTGCCGAAGGCTATGACGCGATGACCTCGGAAAGGCCGCACAGGAAGAGTTTTACGCCGCACGAGGCGCTGCAGGTCATGTCTTTCGGTAATAACACCGTTTACGACGCCCGCTTCCTGCAGGGCTTCATCAGGTGCATAGGCATATATCCCATAGGAAGCGTTGTCGAGCTCTCTACCGGTGAGATAGCCGTCGTGAAATCCAACGACCGCGAAAACCCTCTCAAGCCCGCGGTGCTGGTCGTATTGAACAAGAACGGCCAGTCCCTCGCGCCCCCTGTCGAGGTGGCCCTTTCCGAACGCAAGGACCTCTGCATAAAAGGCTCTGCAAACCCCGGCAAGTACGGCATTGACACGAACAGGTTCATCCTCGGTGAGCGCGGTCGCCCCCACGCGTGA
- a CDS encoding metallophosphoesterase family protein, with protein sequence MALAPEAVPAPRPYTMLYAVISDIHSNLEALSAFLEDADRLRVDRIICLGDIVGYNANPNECIELLRERGAVCVLGNHDSRVAGFEEPHNFNYHAAAAVYWTRNALKPENLEYLRGLSKSFTVKGRFMAVHGWVNDIDRYIMGIRDAERNFELMEGHGAPGICFFGHTHVPAAYSEMGGEAVLLHENPLKLAKGVKYLINPGGLGQPRDRDPRAAFLVYDSRKNQAVFYRVEYDIRSASEKVLQAGLPDRLAERLKLGW encoded by the coding sequence ATGGCCCTCGCCCCGGAGGCCGTGCCGGCCCCCCGCCCATACACCATGCTTTACGCCGTAATCTCCGATATCCACTCGAACCTGGAAGCCCTCAGCGCATTCCTCGAAGACGCGGACCGCCTCCGCGTTGACAGGATAATATGCCTTGGCGACATCGTCGGCTACAACGCAAACCCCAACGAATGCATAGAGCTTCTGCGGGAGAGGGGGGCCGTTTGCGTCCTCGGCAACCACGACTCACGGGTGGCCGGGTTCGAGGAGCCGCACAACTTCAACTACCATGCGGCGGCTGCCGTGTACTGGACGAGGAACGCCCTGAAGCCGGAGAACCTCGAATACCTGAGGGGGCTTTCCAAGAGCTTCACCGTGAAGGGGCGGTTTATGGCCGTACACGGATGGGTGAACGATATTGACAGGTACATAATGGGGATAAGGGACGCGGAAAGGAATTTCGAGCTCATGGAGGGGCACGGCGCCCCCGGCATCTGCTTCTTCGGGCACACCCACGTCCCGGCGGCCTACTCGGAGATGGGCGGCGAGGCGGTCCTCCTCCATGAGAACCCCTTGAAGCTTGCAAAAGGGGTCAAATACCTCATAAACCCGGGCGGGCTCGGACAGCCCCGCGACCGCGACCCCAGGGCCGCTTTCCTGGTATACGATTCAAGGAAAAACCAGGCGGTCTTTTACAGGGTCGAGTATGACATCCGCTCCGCCTCTGAGAAGGTTTTGCAGGCCGGTCTACCCGACAGGCTCGCCGAAAGGCTCAAGCTCGGGTGGTAG
- a CDS encoding bifunctional (p)ppGpp synthetase/guanosine-3',5'-bis(diphosphate) 3'-pyrophosphohydrolase, protein MVRLENILEKVASYSPNADLELIKKAYVVSGVIHQGQIRQSGEPYLTHPLEVANIITDLRMDSQSVATGLLHDTVEDTHTTIERIEELFGAEIAGLVDGLTKLSRMTFEKKADHEAENFRKMVLAMGRDIRVILIKLADRLHNMRTLGSLDPAKQRKIAQETLDIYAPLANRLGIGWIKTELEDLAFMYLEPEGYADLKEKLASALNIKENFIETVKEQIEAKLKENGVEGDVSGRPKHLFSIFKKMKEQDVEFDRIYDIMAFRVIVKTLRDCYGVLGVIHSAWKPVPGRFKDYIAIPKLNMYQSLHTTVVGPYGVRMEVQIRTEEMHRIAEYGIAAHWRYKEGREPEGKDDKSFAWLRQLLEFQMDLKDSDEFMDSLKVGLFPEEVFVFTPKGDIKQFPLGATPVDFAYSVHTDIGNTCSGAKVNGKMVPLKYRLRNGDIIEIITSQSHTPSKDWLKFVVSSRAKARIRQWIKTEERAKSISLGKEILEKELTRHGLEPGKLLKSEEFEKIASGFGVQSAESLLASVGYGKISAAQVLGKLLPPEKLRDRQKFSFRRMFDKWKPGDKDRSAIIVRGVEDVLVRFARCCNPLPGDEIEGYITHGQGVAVHAVGCPTLLHIDRDRRIEVAWDRKIKSMRPVSIQVVCRNEKGLLAEMTNAIKTADANISSADIRTSQDNKAVCTFEVEVSDSNHLKNIISALKRIKKVTKVERIKSGSHREAEAESVH, encoded by the coding sequence ATGGTCAGGTTAGAGAACATACTGGAGAAGGTGGCCTCCTACAGCCCCAATGCCGACCTGGAGCTCATAAAAAAGGCCTATGTGGTCTCAGGCGTCATCCACCAGGGGCAGATAAGGCAGTCGGGGGAGCCCTATCTCACTCACCCGCTCGAAGTGGCGAATATCATCACGGATTTGAGGATGGACTCGCAGAGCGTCGCGACAGGCCTCCTCCACGACACGGTCGAGGACACCCACACGACCATCGAGAGGATAGAGGAGCTCTTCGGCGCCGAGATAGCCGGCCTGGTGGACGGGCTCACCAAGTTGAGCCGCATGACTTTCGAGAAGAAGGCCGACCACGAGGCCGAGAACTTCCGGAAGATGGTCCTGGCCATGGGCCGCGACATCAGGGTCATCCTCATAAAGCTCGCGGACCGGCTCCACAACATGAGGACCCTCGGCTCGCTCGACCCGGCCAAGCAGAGGAAGATCGCACAGGAGACACTCGACATCTACGCGCCGCTCGCCAACCGCCTCGGCATCGGCTGGATAAAGACCGAGCTAGAGGACCTCGCCTTCATGTACCTCGAGCCGGAAGGCTACGCGGACTTGAAAGAGAAGCTCGCGAGCGCCCTGAACATCAAGGAGAACTTCATCGAGACGGTGAAGGAGCAGATAGAGGCCAAGCTCAAGGAGAACGGCGTCGAGGGCGACGTGAGCGGCAGGCCGAAGCACCTCTTCAGCATCTTCAAGAAGATGAAGGAGCAGGATGTCGAGTTCGACAGGATATACGACATAATGGCCTTCAGGGTGATAGTGAAGACCCTCAGGGACTGCTACGGCGTCCTCGGCGTCATACACTCCGCATGGAAGCCAGTTCCCGGCAGGTTCAAGGACTATATCGCCATCCCCAAGCTCAACATGTACCAGTCCCTCCATACGACCGTGGTCGGCCCTTACGGCGTCAGGATGGAGGTGCAGATACGTACCGAGGAGATGCACAGGATCGCCGAGTACGGCATCGCCGCCCACTGGAGGTACAAGGAGGGCAGAGAGCCCGAGGGCAAGGACGACAAGAGCTTCGCGTGGCTCAGGCAGCTCCTTGAGTTCCAGATGGACCTGAAGGACTCGGACGAGTTCATGGACTCCCTAAAGGTCGGCCTCTTCCCGGAGGAGGTCTTCGTCTTCACGCCCAAGGGCGACATAAAGCAGTTCCCGTTAGGCGCGACCCCCGTGGATTTCGCCTACTCGGTCCATACCGACATAGGGAACACCTGCTCCGGCGCAAAGGTGAACGGCAAGATGGTGCCCCTGAAATACAGGCTCCGTAACGGCGACATCATAGAGATTATAACGTCCCAGAGCCACACCCCCTCGAAGGACTGGCTTAAATTCGTCGTAAGCTCCCGCGCCAAGGCCAGGATACGGCAGTGGATAAAGACCGAGGAGCGGGCGAAGTCCATCTCCCTCGGGAAAGAAATACTCGAAAAGGAGCTTACGCGCCACGGCCTCGAACCCGGGAAGCTCCTCAAATCCGAGGAGTTCGAGAAGATCGCCTCCGGGTTCGGGGTCCAGAGCGCCGAGAGCCTCCTCGCCTCCGTCGGCTACGGGAAGATATCCGCGGCCCAGGTGCTCGGAAAGCTCCTGCCGCCCGAGAAGCTCCGCGACCGCCAGAAGTTCTCCTTCAGGAGGATGTTCGATAAATGGAAGCCCGGCGACAAGGACAGGAGCGCGATAATCGTGAGGGGCGTTGAGGACGTGCTCGTGCGCTTCGCAAGGTGCTGCAACCCGCTCCCCGGCGACGAGATAGAGGGCTACATCACCCACGGCCAGGGCGTCGCCGTCCACGCGGTCGGCTGCCCCACGCTCCTGCATATCGACAGGGACAGGAGGATAGAGGTCGCGTGGGACCGGAAGATAAAATCCATGAGGCCTGTAAGCATTCAGGTGGTCTGCAGGAACGAGAAGGGCCTTTTGGCCGAGATGACCAACGCCATAAAAACAGCCGACGCCAACATATCGAGCGCGGACATAAGGACGAGCCAGGACAACAAGGCCGTCTGCACCTTCGAGGTGGAGGTTAGCGACTCGAACCACCTTAAGAACATCATATCGGCGCTCAAGAGAATAAAGAAGGTGACAAAGGTCGAAAGGATAAAGAGCGGCAGCCACAGGGAAGCAGAGGCCGAGAGCGTGCACTGA
- the moaA gene encoding GTP 3',8-cyclase MoaA: MQPLVDSYGRRIDYLRISVTDRCNLRCVYCMPPEGIDLAEPEHILRYEEILRLARIAARGGVTKIRVTGGEPLVRKGIVDFLRDLASIPGIEDLSLTTNGVLLREYARRLREAGLRRINVSLDSLKRERFAAMTRGDRLSEVLEGLDEAQRAGLTPVKINMVVIKGFNDDEIVDFALISKEKPYHVRYIEYMPFNTQEGWQRDKCLTAREIKERIEAALGPLEPVIDHKDGAGPARRFRFKGAPGEIGLISPVSEHFCGSCNRLRLTSDGKLRTCLFSDTEADLRTPLRDGSTDEAIERILLAAVREKPKGHTINENIFKKCSRTMSLIGG; encoded by the coding sequence ATGCAGCCCCTTGTCGACTCATACGGACGGAGGATTGATTACCTCCGGATTTCGGTCACCGACCGCTGCAACCTCCGCTGCGTCTACTGCATGCCGCCCGAGGGCATTGACCTTGCCGAGCCCGAGCACATCCTGAGGTACGAGGAAATACTGCGGCTTGCGAGGATAGCGGCAAGGGGCGGTGTTACGAAAATCAGGGTCACGGGCGGGGAGCCTCTCGTAAGGAAGGGCATCGTAGATTTCCTCAGGGACCTCGCCTCGATACCGGGCATTGAGGACCTGAGCCTTACGACGAACGGTGTGCTCTTGAGGGAATACGCCCGGAGGCTAAGGGAGGCCGGGCTCAGGCGTATAAACGTGAGCCTCGATTCACTTAAGCGCGAAAGGTTCGCGGCAATGACCAGGGGCGACAGGCTTTCGGAGGTGCTCGAAGGGCTCGACGAGGCCCAAAGAGCCGGGCTTACGCCGGTCAAGATAAACATGGTCGTCATAAAGGGCTTCAACGACGACGAGATAGTCGATTTCGCCCTTATCTCGAAGGAGAAGCCCTACCATGTAAGGTATATCGAGTACATGCCCTTCAACACCCAGGAGGGCTGGCAGAGGGACAAGTGCCTGACCGCCAGGGAGATTAAGGAGCGAATAGAGGCCGCGCTCGGGCCTCTGGAGCCCGTTATCGACCACAAGGACGGCGCCGGGCCCGCGAGGAGGTTCAGGTTCAAGGGCGCTCCCGGAGAGATCGGCCTCATAAGCCCTGTCTCCGAGCACTTCTGCGGCTCATGCAACAGGCTCCGCCTCACCTCCGACGGGAAGCTGAGGACCTGCCTCTTCTCCGATACCGAAGCCGACCTCCGCACCCCGTTGAGGGACGGCTCCACGGACGAGGCCATCGAAAGGATACTCCTTGCCGCTGTACGGGAAAAGCCCAAGGGGCACACCATAAACGAGAACATCTTCAAGAAATGCAGCAGGACGATGAGCCTCATAGGGGGGTAG
- a CDS encoding RidA family protein gives MKKEEIKTVKAPAAIGPYSQGIRAGGLIFASGQIPIDPATGNIVAGGIVAETRQVLENLKAVLEEAGAGLKDVVKTTVYLSDLARFNEMNGVYGEFFSPPFPARATIGVSALPKGVGVEIDAVAVLGDKVK, from the coding sequence ATGAAAAAGGAAGAGATAAAGACCGTGAAAGCGCCTGCGGCCATAGGCCCCTATTCGCAGGGCATAAGGGCAGGGGGCCTCATCTTCGCCTCCGGGCAGATACCCATAGACCCGGCCACCGGGAATATAGTCGCAGGCGGCATTGTGGCCGAGACCAGGCAGGTGCTCGAAAACCTCAAGGCGGTCCTAGAGGAGGCGGGCGCCGGGCTTAAGGACGTCGTAAAGACGACGGTGTACCTTTCAGACCTCGCCAGGTTCAACGAGATGAACGGCGTTTACGGCGAGTTCTTTTCACCGCCTTTTCCGGCCAGGGCGACTATCGGGGTGAGCGCGCTTCCAAAGGGAGTCGGGGTGGAGATAGACGCGGTCGCGGTGCTAGGAGATAAGGTGAAATAA